One Astyanax mexicanus isolate ESR-SI-001 chromosome 3, AstMex3_surface, whole genome shotgun sequence genomic region harbors:
- the grna.2 gene encoding progranulin isoform X9, which translates to MIVVLVLLMAGLVSSDITCPDGHTCPDNNTCCLTDQGYACCPAPNAVCCPGQEYCCPHGYKCDPSSPQGCVKQGLPWYDIFMPLQKAVEETEEKPSTSVVELSDDSSPMVHCDSYYTCPDGTTCCRSPYGHWTCCPYNMGQCCRDGIHCCPHGYHCDSTSTRCTLGALSIRSSSQQPAMLIQEQKAVEETEEKPSATLVELSGDSSPMVHCDSSYTCPDGTTCCRTPYGRWACCPYNMGQCCRDGIHCCPHGYHCDSTSTRCTLGALSIRSSSQQPAMLIQEQKAVEETEEKPSATVVELSDDSSPMVHCDSSYTCPDGTTCCRTPYGRWACCPYNMGQCCRDGIHCCPHGYHCDSTSTRCMQGALSIRSSSPQPAMLMQNKQYLQEDQPAPLVPLEPALDNQVQEGVIRCNGRFYCPAEYTCCQAPTGEWGCCPYKLGQCCKDGKHCCEFGYNCDSAYSSCKKGYSRVPARPRKTAWFL; encoded by the exons ATGATTGTAGTGTTGGTGCTGCTGATGGCAGGGCTGGTCTCCAGCGATATAACCTGTCCTGATGGACATACATGTCCAGATAATAATACCTGCTGCCTGACTGATCAGGGATATGCCTGCTGTCCAGCTCCTAAT GCTGTCTGCTGTCCAGGCCAGGAATACTGCTGTCCACACGGCTACAAATGTGACCCAAGTAGTCCACAGGGGTGTGTGAAACAGGGGCTGCCATGGTACGACATCTTCATGCCTCTTCAGAAAGCTGTGGAAGAGACTGAGGAAAAGCCCTCCACTTCTGTAGTGGAGTTATCTGATGACTCTTCCCCCATGGTGCATTGTGACAGCTACTACACCTGCCCTGATGGTACAACGTGTTGCAGGTCCCCTTATGGACATTGGACCTGCTGCCCCTACAATATG GGTCAGTGTTGTCGTGACGGCATCCACTGCTGCCCGCATGGTTACCACTGTGACAGCACCTCTACCCGCTGCACACTGGGAGCACTGAGTATCCGCTCTTCTTCTCAACAGCCCGCCATGCTAATCCAAGAACAG AAAGCTGTGGAAGAGACTGAGGAAAAGCCCTCGGCTACTCTAGTGGAGTTATCCGGTGACTCTTCCCCCATGGTGCATTGTGACAGCTCCTACACCTGCCCTGATGGTACAACGTGTTGCAGGACCCCTTATGGACGGTGGGCCTGCTGCCCCTACAATATG GGTCAGTGTTGTCGTGACGGCATCCACTGCTGCCCGCATGGTTACCACTGTGACAGCACCTCTACCCGCTGCACACTGGGAGCACTGAGTATCCGCTCTTCTTCTCAACAGCCCGCCATGCTAATCCAAGAACAG AAAGCTGTGGAAGAGACTGAGGAAAAGCCCTCGGCTACTGTAGTGGAGTTATCCGATGACTCTTCCCCCATGGTGCATTGTGACAGCTCCTACACCTGCCCTGATGGTACAACGTGTTGCAGGACCCCTTATGGACGGTGGGCCTGCTGCCCCTACAATATG GGTCAGTGTTGTCGTGATGGCATCCACTGCTGCCCGCATGGTTACCACTGTGACAGCACCTCTACCCGCTGCATGCAGGGAGCACTGAGTATTCGTTCTTCTTCTCCACAGCCCGCCATGCTAATGCAAAACAAACAG TACCTTCAGGAGGATCAGCCTGCTCCGCTGGTTCCCCTAGAGCCAGCTTTAGACAACCAAGTCCAGGAAGGGGTCATCCGCTGCAACGGTCGCTTCTACTGCCCAGCTGAATACACCTGCTGTCAGGCACCAACCGGCGAGTGGGGATGTTGTCCCTATAAACTG GGTCAGTGCTGTAAGGATGGGAAGCACTGCTGTGAATTTGGCTACAACTGTGACTCAGCCTACTCCTCATGCAAGAAAGGCTACTCAAGGGTTCCAGCTCGCCCCAGGAAAACTGCATGGTTCCTCTAA